A genomic segment from Nicotiana tabacum cultivar K326 chromosome 9, ASM71507v2, whole genome shotgun sequence encodes:
- the LOC107804129 gene encoding uncharacterized protein LOC107804129 has protein sequence MVEHFRERKTNLYMVFINLEKTYDKVSREVLWRCLEARGSKLRRTKTEYIKFKFSNATHKDEVEVRLDTQVIRKRETFKYLGVVIQSNKEIDEDITYCIGTWWMKSKLASSVLCDKNVPPRLKGKFYRVVIRPIMLYGMELWLVKNSHVQKLKVAKMRILR, from the exons ATGGTGGAGCATTTTAGGGAGAGGAAGACGAATTTGTATATGGTGTTCATTAATCTGGAAAAAACATATGATAAAGTCTCAAGGGAAGTCCtatggaggtgtttggaggctagag GTTCCAAGCTAAGAAGGACTAAAACTGAATACATAAAGTTCAAGTTTAGTAATGCAACTCATAAAGATgaagtggaagtgaggcttgatacGCAAGTTATCCGTAAGAGGGAGACTTTCAAGTATCTTGGGGTAGTAATCCAAAGTAACAAGGAGATTGATGAGGATATCACATATTGTATTGGGACATGGTGGATGAAATCGAAGCTTGCTTCCAGTGTCTTGTGCGATAAAAATGTGCCACCAAGACTTAAAGGCAAGTTTTATAGAGTGGTGATTAGACCGATTATGCTGTATGGGATGGAGCTTTGGCTAGTGAAGAACTCTCATGTCCAGAAGTTGAAAGTAGCGAAGATGAGGATACTGAGATAG